A stretch of Prunus dulcis chromosome 6, ALMONDv2, whole genome shotgun sequence DNA encodes these proteins:
- the LOC117631491 gene encoding U11/U12 small nuclear ribonucleoprotein 65 kDa protein isoform X4 yields MQQQQQQQLGFEESSNIGSNRVSLLIRHLPEAIPEETLFRLLSHYGASSVRSCSATGRLRNCAFVDFQNEGLAYQAQRQLNGLRFLGKVLKVERATANNDKPSQAANKDSLSITATSKSSLVHNPTSNRDIQETEVSRSEPIAPRLGVDYPFPPHLEYAYPPPDGNILTNIVNALIAVPRFYTQVLHLMNKMNIPAPFRMALPSPPLPPSVPVPPPPPPPLAAKPLSADLSSEESEMESSDEEVDGKPSSGTSRGRKRVKREAIVGPAVDKDVAHEDVGLKPAILVPKERPMIKKKNPIVQIKIAPKVVNNEHKDDSITKDSEHPKNESSDISSFATPEELERGKLPPEEILSLPMFKLGILPLCCI; encoded by the exons atgcagcagcagcaacaacaacagctGGGTTTTGAAGAATCATCAAATATTGGTAGCAATAGGGTGAGTCTATTGATTCGTCACCTTCCAGAAGCCATTCCTGAGGAGACCCTGTTTCGGCTGTTGTCCCACTATGGTGCTTCTTCTGTGCGCTCTTGCTCTGCTACTGGCCG GTTGAGGAACTGCGCATTTGTGGATTTCCAAAATGAAGGCTTGGCTTACCAAGCACAGCGTCAGTTGAACGG GCTGAGGTTTCTTGGTAAGGTCTTAAAAGTGGAGAGGGCGACCGCTAATAATGATAAGCCATCGCAGGCTGCTAACAAGGATTCTCTTTCTATAACCGCCACTTCCAAATCATCTTTGGTCCACAATCCTACCAGCAATAGAGATATTCAAGAAACTGAAGTCTCAAGATCAGAGCCCATTGCCCCTAGGCTTGGTGTAGACTATCCCTTTCCTCCTCACCTTGA GTATGCTTACCCGCCACCAGACGGAAATATACTGACCAACATTGTAAATGCTCTTATCGCCGTTCCTCGATTTTATACACAG GTTTTGCACTTGATGAACAAAATGAATATACCAGCTCCATTTCGTATGGCTCTTCCCtctccaccactaccaccttCAGTACCCgtgccaccaccacctccccCTCCTCTAGCTGCAAAACCTCTCTCAGCAGATTTATCAAGTGAAGAGTCAGAAATGGAGTCTTCAGACGAG GAGGTTGATGGAAAACCCTCGAGCGGAACTTCAAGAGGACGGAAGCGTGTCAAACGAGAAGCAATTGTTGGTCCCGCAGTTGATAAAGATGTAGCTCACGAAGATGTTGGATTGAAACCCGCTATTCTGGTCCCTAAAGAGAGGCCAatgataaaaaagaagaacccTATCGTACAG ATAAAAATTGCCCCCAAAGTTGTTAACAATGAACATAAAGATGATAGCATTACCAAAGACTCAGAGCATCCAAAAAATGAGAGTTCAGATATTAGTTCTTTTGCAACTCCAGAAGAACTAGAAAGAGGAAAGTTGCCTCCAGAAGAAATATTATCGCTGCCGATGTTTAAG
- the LOC117631490 gene encoding DEAD-box ATP-dependent RNA helicase 51-like isoform X2 gives MTDPIRCASPDDETKKTTHKRKRGNKPSEESEPRNPYQAQQNEKEEKGEGDDDNKKEKKTKKMKGEEAEANAEGVEEENKRKKKVKSGGGSGIMSRDSFGSLNLSANTFKAIQELNFQYMTQIQARAIPSLLIGKDVLGAARTGSGKTLAFLIPALELLYHTKFTPRNGTGVVVICPTRELAIQTYAVAKDLLKYHSHTVDLVIGGAARRGEAERLVKGVNLLVATPGRLLDHLQNTKGFIYKNLKCLIIDEADRILEANFEEEMKQIIKLLPKKRQTALFSATQTTKVQDLARLSLKEHHLIDVDGGRTKVTNEGLKQGYFIVPSEERFILLYSFLVATRSKKVMVFFSSCNSVKFHSDLLRYVNVDCFDIHGKQKQQRRTKTFFDFCKAEKGILLCTDVAARGLDIPAVDVIVQFDPPDDPKEYIHRVGRTARGEGGKGKAFLFLIPEEMQFIRYLKAEKVPVEEQQINKNKLKNVQSQLEKMVEGNYYLRQAAKEAYKSYLLAYNSHSMKDIFNVHRLDLQHLFCQIIAKCC, from the exons ATGACAGACCCAATCCGTTGCGCATCTCCGGACGACGAGACGAAGAAGACGACGcacaagagaaagagagggaatAAACCGTCGGAAGAATCAGAGCCTCGAAACCCTTATCAGGCCCAACAAAACgaaaaagaggagaaaggAGAAGGTGATGATGACAataagaaggagaagaagacgaagaaaatGAAGGGAGAGGAAGCAGAGGCCAATGCAGAGGGGGTGGAGGAGGAGaataagaggaagaagaaggtcAAAAGTGGTGGAGGGTCTGGGATTATGAGCAGAGACTCCTTTGGTTCATTGAATTTGTCTGCCAACACTTTCAAGGCCATTCAGGAACTCAACTTTCAGTATATGACTCAG ATTCAAGCCAGAGCAATCCCATCACTATTGATCGGAAAAGATGTCCTCGGAGCTGCTAGGACAGGATCCGGGAAGACTCTTGCTTTTCTTATACCAGCTTTGGAGTTGTTATATCACACAAAGTTTACTCCTCGTAATGGAACGGGTGTTGTTGTCATTTGCCCAACACGGGAACTTGCAATTCAG ACCTATGCCGTGGCAAAGGACCTTCTGAAGTACCACTCACATACTGTTGACTTGGTTATCGGTGGTGCAGCTAGGAGAGGTGAAGCAGAACGTCTTGTAAAAGGAGTAAATCTATTGGTTGCAACCCCTGGTCGACTTCTTGACCATCTCCAGAATACCAAGGGATTCATATATAAGAACTTGAAG TGCCTCATAATTGATGAAGCTGATAGGATTTTGGAAGCAAACTTTGAGGAAGAAATGAAACAGATTATTAAGCTTCTACCCAAG AAAAGGCAAACAGCTTTATTTTCAGCAACCCAAACTACGAAG GTTCAAGATCTTGCTAGATTGTCATTGAAAGAACATCACTTGATTGATGTTGATGGTGGAAGAACTAAG GTCACCAATGAAGGGCTGAAACAAGGCTATTTTATTGTGCCTAGTGAGGAGAGATTTATTCTCCTATATTCTTTTCTGGTGGCGACTCGGTCTAAGAAAGTGATggtcttcttctcttcttgtAACTCAGTCAAATTCCACTCTGACCTTCTTAGATACGTTAATGTGGATTGCTTTGATATCCATGGAAAGCAAAAGCAGCAGAGGAGGACAAAAACTTTTTTTGACTTCTGCAAAGCAGAGAAAGGAATCTTACTCTGTACTGATGTTGCTGCTCGTGGCCTGGATATTCCTGCTGTG GACGTGATTGTGCAGTTTGATCCTCCAGATGATCCCAAG GAATATATCCACAGAGTTGGTCGAACAGCTCGAGGTGAAGGTGGAAAAGGAAAGGCATTTCTTTTCCTCATACCCGAAGAGATGCAATTTATTCGCTATTTGAAG GCTGAAAAAGTCCCCGTTGAAGAGCAACAAATTAATAAGAATAAGCTGAAAAATGTGCAGTCTCAACTG GAAAAGATGGTTGAGGGCAACTACTATCTGCGCCAAGCGGCAAAAGAAGCATATAAATCTTATCTATTAGCGTATAATTCACACTCTATGAAGGACATCTTTAATGTTCACCGTCTCGATCTGCAG CATTTATTCTGCCAAATAATTGCAAAGTGCTGTTGA
- the LOC117631490 gene encoding DEAD-box ATP-dependent RNA helicase 51-like isoform X1 → MTDPIRCASPDDETKKTTHKRKRGNKPSEESEPRNPYQAQQNEKEEKGEGDDDNKKEKKTKKMKGEEAEANAEGVEEENKRKKKVKSGGGSGIMSRDSFGSLNLSANTFKAIQELNFQYMTQIQARAIPSLLIGKDVLGAARTGSGKTLAFLIPALELLYHTKFTPRNGTGVVVICPTRELAIQTYAVAKDLLKYHSHTVDLVIGGAARRGEAERLVKGVNLLVATPGRLLDHLQNTKGFIYKNLKCLIIDEADRILEANFEEEMKQIIKLLPKKRQTALFSATQTTKVQDLARLSLKEHHLIDVDGGRTKVTNEGLKQGYFIVPSEERFILLYSFLVATRSKKVMVFFSSCNSVKFHSDLLRYVNVDCFDIHGKQKQQRRTKTFFDFCKAEKGILLCTDVAARGLDIPAVDVIVQFDPPDDPKEYIHRVGRTARGEGGKGKAFLFLIPEEMQFIRYLKAEKVPVEEQQINKNKLKNVQSQLEKMVEGNYYLRQAAKEAYKSYLLAYNSHSMKDIFNVHRLDLQAVAASFCFSSLPKVNLNLNSSASKFRKKMHKVGGSRNGFSESNPYGMQKGRDEIRQFVKH, encoded by the exons ATGACAGACCCAATCCGTTGCGCATCTCCGGACGACGAGACGAAGAAGACGACGcacaagagaaagagagggaatAAACCGTCGGAAGAATCAGAGCCTCGAAACCCTTATCAGGCCCAACAAAACgaaaaagaggagaaaggAGAAGGTGATGATGACAataagaaggagaagaagacgaagaaaatGAAGGGAGAGGAAGCAGAGGCCAATGCAGAGGGGGTGGAGGAGGAGaataagaggaagaagaaggtcAAAAGTGGTGGAGGGTCTGGGATTATGAGCAGAGACTCCTTTGGTTCATTGAATTTGTCTGCCAACACTTTCAAGGCCATTCAGGAACTCAACTTTCAGTATATGACTCAG ATTCAAGCCAGAGCAATCCCATCACTATTGATCGGAAAAGATGTCCTCGGAGCTGCTAGGACAGGATCCGGGAAGACTCTTGCTTTTCTTATACCAGCTTTGGAGTTGTTATATCACACAAAGTTTACTCCTCGTAATGGAACGGGTGTTGTTGTCATTTGCCCAACACGGGAACTTGCAATTCAG ACCTATGCCGTGGCAAAGGACCTTCTGAAGTACCACTCACATACTGTTGACTTGGTTATCGGTGGTGCAGCTAGGAGAGGTGAAGCAGAACGTCTTGTAAAAGGAGTAAATCTATTGGTTGCAACCCCTGGTCGACTTCTTGACCATCTCCAGAATACCAAGGGATTCATATATAAGAACTTGAAG TGCCTCATAATTGATGAAGCTGATAGGATTTTGGAAGCAAACTTTGAGGAAGAAATGAAACAGATTATTAAGCTTCTACCCAAG AAAAGGCAAACAGCTTTATTTTCAGCAACCCAAACTACGAAG GTTCAAGATCTTGCTAGATTGTCATTGAAAGAACATCACTTGATTGATGTTGATGGTGGAAGAACTAAG GTCACCAATGAAGGGCTGAAACAAGGCTATTTTATTGTGCCTAGTGAGGAGAGATTTATTCTCCTATATTCTTTTCTGGTGGCGACTCGGTCTAAGAAAGTGATggtcttcttctcttcttgtAACTCAGTCAAATTCCACTCTGACCTTCTTAGATACGTTAATGTGGATTGCTTTGATATCCATGGAAAGCAAAAGCAGCAGAGGAGGACAAAAACTTTTTTTGACTTCTGCAAAGCAGAGAAAGGAATCTTACTCTGTACTGATGTTGCTGCTCGTGGCCTGGATATTCCTGCTGTG GACGTGATTGTGCAGTTTGATCCTCCAGATGATCCCAAG GAATATATCCACAGAGTTGGTCGAACAGCTCGAGGTGAAGGTGGAAAAGGAAAGGCATTTCTTTTCCTCATACCCGAAGAGATGCAATTTATTCGCTATTTGAAG GCTGAAAAAGTCCCCGTTGAAGAGCAACAAATTAATAAGAATAAGCTGAAAAATGTGCAGTCTCAACTG GAAAAGATGGTTGAGGGCAACTACTATCTGCGCCAAGCGGCAAAAGAAGCATATAAATCTTATCTATTAGCGTATAATTCACACTCTATGAAGGACATCTTTAATGTTCACCGTCTCGATCTGCAG GCGGTCGCAGCttcattttgcttttcaaGTCTTCCCAAGGTGAATTTGAACTTAAACAGCAGTGCATCAAAGTTCCGGAAGAAGATGCACAAAGTAGGAGGAAGTAGAAATGGATTCAGCGAGAGCAATCCTTATGGAATGCAAAAAGGTAGAGATGAAATTCGACAATTTGTGAAGCATTAA
- the LOC117631817 gene encoding pentatricopeptide repeat-containing protein At1g09220, mitochondrial-like, whose translation MARLSSKGHSLLYFVTQIPTLALCFSSSSSLSSAPIQIKHPRHLASILLKNPTSRSATQQIHSHILTSGFLLHHSISTAHLLLFNTLLRCYSFGPFPRDAFTFYKHLQHFSLSFDSFTYSFLLHASIALNSTNPGAQIHALTHKLGFHFHVYVQTALLNMYAACGSLLLALHVFYEMPERNSVTWNVMITSLAKWGELKLARSLFDQMPAPTVVSCTAIIDAYSRKNQPRDAVALFRRMVVEDHVEPTEVTLLAIFPAVSVLGALKICQSLHAYGEKRGFNASDIRVTNSLLDSYAKCGCIDSASRLFEEIPVERKNLVSWTSIISGFAMHGMGKEAVEYFNSMEKVGLKPNRVTFLSIFNACSHGRLIDEGLNFFGKMVDEYEIALDIKHYGCLIDMLGRAGRLEEAENMALEIPSNIVNVVIWRTLLGACSFHGNVEMGERVTKKILEMERGYGGDYVLMSNIFAGVGRFSDAERMRSLLDERNAFKLPGHSLV comes from the coding sequence ATGGCGAGGCTGAGTTCCAAGGGACATTCCCTTCTCTACTTTGTAACTCAAATTCCAACTCTAGCCCTCTGCttttcctcatcttcttcattgtcTTCAGCACCAATCCAGATCAAGCATCCAAGGCACTTGGCCTCTATCTTGCTCAAAAACCCAACAAGTCGCTCAGCCACCCAACAAATCCACTCTCACATTCTCACCTCTGGCTTTCTCCTCCATCACTCCATTTCCACTGCCCATCTTCTCCTCTTCAACACTTTGCTTCGTTGCTATTCCTTTGGCCCCTTCCCTCGTGACGCTTTCACTTTCTATAAACACCTCCAACATTTTTCCCTTTCCTTCGACTCCTTCACCTACTCCTTCCTTCTCCACGCCTCTATTGCCTTAAACTCTACCAACCCAGGTGCCCAAATCCATGCCCTCACTCACAAACTCGGTTTCCATTTCCATGTCTATGTTCAAACTGCCTTGCTTAATATGTATGCCGCATGTGGCTCTTTGCTCCTTGCTCTCCACGTGTTCTACGAAATGCCTGAGAGGAATTCTGTCACTTGGAATGTCATGATAACTAGTTTGGCGAAATGGGGTGAGCTTAAATTGGCTCGGTCTCTCTTTGATCAGATGCCAGCCCCTACTGTTGTGTCCTGTACTGCCATTATTGACGCGTATTCACGTAAAAATCAGCCCCGTGATGCTGTTGCTTTGTTTCGAAGAATGGTTGTTGAAGATCATGTTGAACCTACTGAGGTTACACTTTTGGCCATATTTCCAGCCGTTTCGGTTCTTGGAGCTCTTAAAATTTGTCAATCACTTCATGCTTACGGTGAGAAGAGAGGATTTAATGCATCTGACATACGTGTCACGAATTCCCTATTGGATTCTTATGCAAAATGTGGCTGCATAGATAGTGCATCGAGATTGTTTGAGGAGATACCTGTTGAGAGGAAGAATTTGGTGTCGTGGACATCCATAATCTCTGGGTTTGCAATGCATGGAATGGGGAAAGAAGCGGTCGAGTATTTTAATAGTATGGAGAAAGTTGGTCTCAAACCAAATCGAGTGACATTCTTGAGTATTTTCAATGCTTGTAGTCACGGACGATTAATTGATGAGGGGCTGAACTTCTTTGGGAAGATGGTCGACGAGTATGAAATCGCACTGGATATCAAGCACTATGGATGCTTAATAGATATGCTAGGGAGGGCAGGGAGATTAGAAGAAGCAGAAAATATGGCTTTGGAGATTCCTTCCAATATCGTTAACGTTGTGATTTGGAGGACGCTGTTGGGTGCTTGTAGCTTTCATGGTAATGTGGAGATGGGTGAGAGGGTGACAAAGAAGATACTGGAGATGGAGAGAGGATATGGCGGTGACTACGTGCTTATGTCCAACATCTTTGCTGGGGTTGGAAGGTTTAGTGATGCCGAGAGAATGAGAAGCTTGCTGGATGAGAGGAATGCCTTCAAACTTCCAGGGCATAGTTTGGTCTAA